From the genome of Amycolatopsis granulosa:
GTTGCCGGGCAGCGGGCCGGTGACCGCGGACTGCCAGAACTTCGCCGTCCAGCCGCCGGGCGCCGCGCCCATCGAGGTGTTGTACCGGGCCAGCCAGAGGACGTGGTCGGCGGCGAAGGCATGGCTGTCGCCGGTGCACGCCTGCCACCAGCTCGTCGTGGTGTAGATGATCGGCGTGTGCCCGGTGCGCCGCGTCAGTTCGGTGCTGAAGTCGCGGATCCAGGCGACCATGTCGGCGGGCGCCATCGCGTAGCACGGCGGCGTGTTCGGGGTGTCCTCCAGGTCCAGCGCGGGCGGCAGGGTCATCCCGTCGGCGAACCACTTGCCGTCGTGCGTGTGCAGGTACGCGGCCTGCTGGGCGCCGCTGCTCTTGTCCGGCCGCGCGTAGTGGTACGCCGAACGGTACAGCCCCGCGGCCTTGGCGCCGCGGAACTGCGCGAGGTAGTTCGGGTTGGCGTACCCGACGCCGGCGGTGTCCTTGACGAACACGAACCCCGCCCCGGCGGCTTTGGCCGCGCCGAAGTCCGGCACACCCTGTGAGGCGCTGATGTCGAACCCGGCGACCGTCCCCGCGGGTTGCGCGGACGCGGCCGCGGGCACGAGCACGCCCGCGAGCGCGGCCAGTACCGCCACCATCCGGAAGATCACTTTCGTTGCCACGACCGGACCGTAAGTCGGCTTTCCGATCATCGCGCGCGGAGCGACCGCATCGGGTGAACCCGTCCGGAAGGGGGCGGTGACCCGGTTCGCAGCTGGAGCGCGGTCAGCCCGCGGCGGCCAGCAACAGCCCCGCCAGCGTGAGCAGGGCCAGCACCTTGACGACCTCCAGCACGATGTAGGCCACGTGCGCGCGGGAACGGGGAACGTCCTCGCCCGCCAGCACCCGCTCGGAGCGCCGGTTCAGCGGCGGCCGCACCACGGCCAGCTGCACGATCAGCACGAGCGCGGTGATCCCGCCGCACAGGTAGACCGGCCAACGCACGTCCGCCACCGCGATCGCCGCCGCCACGAGGACGGCGAGCACCACCTCCGCGCCGTTGAGCGCGCGGAAAACCAGCCGCCCGATGCCCAGTCCGATCGGCACGGTCACCCCGGGGGCGCGGAACTTCAGCGGCGCCTCCAGGAACGAGATCGCGAGCACCATGCCCAGCCACAGACAGGTCAGTCCACCGGCGAAGTCACTCACGCGTTTCCTCCAGCTCCACGACGCAGGCGTCCGGTTCGGCGAACGGCAGCAGCTGCCTCGCCCGCAGCGGGCCACCCTCCAGTGCGCCGCTGAGCATGCCGAGGTGCACCGCGCACACCGCGTCGCGGTGGCGGCCGGCGAGCTCGTGGAACGGGCAGTGCCGCAGCCGCACGCGGTGCGGGTCGCCGCCGGGCTCGGGCGCAAAACCCAGGCCGTCGAGCAGCCGCACCACCTGTGCGGGCGTGCCGGGGCGCTCCGGGAGGCGGCGCCCCCACGCCGCGCCCGCCGCCTCCGGGCCGTCCGGGCCGCCGGTGAGCAGGATCTCCGCCAGCACCTCGTAGCGGCGGTCCCGGCCCCGGGCGGTCACCGGGGGCACGCGGTACTCCGCCGCCGGGCGGCCCGGGCCCCGGGCCGCTCCGGGGACCCGTTCGACCAGTTCGTCGGCGACCAGCTGGTCCAGGTGGAACCGGACGCTGTTGGGGTGCAGCGCGAGCCGCCGGGCCAGCTCCGCGACGCCCACCGGCCCCGCCTCGCGGATCGCGTGCAGCACCTGCGCACGCCGTCCGGACACCTGGTGCGTCATCTGGGGCCTCCCGTGCGGGTTATGCTGACCCCGAATTTATCCAACTATTTCTCGTACTAACAAGGCGGGTCCCGTTGCGCGAACACACCCCGAGCGAAGCCGTCCCCGCGAACCTGCGGGAGATCGCCGCCACCGGCGCGGCCGGCATCCTGTGGCGGCTGCGCGAGGAGGGCCGCCAGCTCGACGCGAACCTCGTGCGCCTGGCCGCCGGCGAGCGGATCGACCAGCACGCCGAGCCGGATCTGGACGTGCTGCTCGTCGTCGTGTCCGGCGCCGGGACCCTGACCACCGGCGACGGCGCGGTGAGCCTCACCCCCGGTGCCCTGGCCTGGCTGGCGCACGGCCAGGCCAGGGCCGTCGAGGCCGGCCCGGAGGGCCTGTCCTACCTGACCGTGCACCGGCGCCGGCCGGGCCTGCGGATCGGCTTCCGCAGCTAGCGGATCAGCGGCGCCGCGTGCGCAGGTAGTCGCTGATCACCGCGGCGCCCAGACCGTCCACATCGGGCGCCACCACCCGCCCGCCGGAGCGCCGCGCGATGAGGTCCACGAACGCCGCCAGCCGCGGCTCGTCACCCAGCCGGAACACCGACACCGACGCGCCCATCTTCGCCAGCCGGTCCACTTCGGACAGAGTCTTGACCAGCGTGCGCGGCTGCGGCGGGTAGTCGAATTCCGCCGTGCCGTCCGGTTCCAGGTGCGCGGTGGGCTCGCCGTCGGTGACCATCAGCACCACCGGCTGTGCGTCCGGGTGCCGCCGCAGGTGCCGCCCGGCCAGCAGCAGCGCGTGATGGGCGTTGGTGCCCTGCTCCCACGCGCCCTCCAGACCGACCAGCTCCGGCAGCTCCACCGAGGCGGCGTACCGGCCGAAGGTGATCAGCTGCAGCGCGTCGTTGCGGAACCGGGTGGAGATCAGCTGGTGCAGCGCCAGGGCGGTGCGCTTCATCGGCAGCCAGCGTCCTTCGGACACCATCGACCACGACGTGTCCACGCACAGCGCGACCGCGGCGCGGGACCGCAGCTCGGTCTCCACCACCTCCACATCGGACACGTCCAGGCGCACCCGGCCACCGCCGGTGGTGGCCGTCCGGAGCACCGCGTTGCGGACCGTGCGCGAGACCTCCCACGGCTCCCGGTCGCCGAACTGCCACCGCCGGCTCGCCCCGGTCGGCTCGCCCGCCGCACCGGCGGACTCGGTCTGCCGCTCGCCGGTCCTGCCGCGCAGCGAGTGCACGATGTCCGACAGCGCCGTCTCCCCCAGCCGCCGCAACGCCTTCGGGGTGAGCCGGAGCGAACCGTCCGGCGCGCGTTCGAACAGGCCCTGCGACCGCAGTTCCCGCTCCAGTTCGGACAGTCGCCGCGCGTCCACGCCCGCGTCCGGCCCGAGCTGGCGTTCCAGTGCCTCCAGGTCGATGTCCTCCAGCCGGGCGCCGGGGTAGGACTGGGCCAGCTGCTCGGCGAGCGCGTCCAGCTCGGCCAGGTCCGCCATCGCCTGGGCACCCTCGCCCAGCCCCAGCGGGTCCTGTCCGCGGAAGCGGGCCGAGGACGTCCAGTCCTCCCCCGGCCGCAGCGCCTGCAGCCGGGCGTCCAGGCCGGCCAGCTGCTGCCCGATGCGCGGGTCACCGAACGCCTGCTGGGCCAGCTCGGCCAGCTCCGCGCGCTGCTCGGCCGACATCGAGTTGAGCATCCGCTGGGCCGCGGCCGCCCGGGCGGCCAGCGCGTCGATCAGCTCGTCCACGTTGCGCGGGTTCTCCGGGAAGAACTCGCCGTGCCGGCGCATGAACTCGGCGAACCGCTCGTCGAGATCGTCCACGTCACGGGCGTGCGCGTCGAGCAGGGCGTTGAGGTCGGCCAGCATCTGGTGGACGCGTTCGACGTCCTCCGGGCTGGTGCTCTGCAGCGCCTCCTTCATGCCTTCGAAGCGGGCGTCGAGCATCTCGCGGCCGAGCAGGTCGCGGATCTGGTCGTACTTCTCGCGGGCGTCGGCCGACCGCCACGGGTATTCGGACAGCTCGCGCACCGCGGCTGCGGTGCCCGGCGGCAAGGCGTCCAGCTGGGCCTCGGCGAAGCGAGCGTCGTCCGAGGGGTCGGGGAACAGCGCCCGCCGCTCGGCGTCGAGCGCCTCGTCGAGCAGGCGCCGCACCTCCTGCAGGGTGCCGTCGAGCCGGTGCCGCCGCTGGATCTCGGCGCGGCGCTGCCACAGGCGCCGCGTCATCTCGTCCAGCCCGCGGGTGTTCGGTGTGCCGCGGCGCAGCAGCTCCTCCAGCGCCGAGCGCGGCGAGGCGCCGTCCATGACTTCGCGGCCGATCTCGTCCAGCGCCTCACGCAGGTCGACCGGGGGCGCCAGGGGGTCCGGCCCCTCGTGCCACGGCCCGTAGGACCAGCTGCCGGGTGCGGTGGTCACGGCCCGTACACCGTGGTCGCGTCGTCGGAGTCCTTGGCCAGCTGCCTGGCCAGGTACAGCGACTCCAGGGCCAGCTCGACGGCCGCCGCGATCCGTCCGGGCTCGTCGGTGGCCGACACCCCGACCCGCGCGGCGACCTCGTGCAGCACCGGCAACTCGGGCAGCGCGGCGAGCACATCGGCGCCCGGCACGCGTTCGCCGGTGGCCACCAGGTGCCCGTCCGCCACCGCCTCGACCAGCGGGCGCAGGTTGAGGCCGCCGAACCGCTCGCGGGCGGTCTCGGCGACCGCGCGGCGCAGCAGGTGCACCAGGTGCTCGGTCTCGCGGCCCTCCTCGCCCGGCTCGAACTCGATCTTGCCGCGCAGCACCGCGGGCACGGCCTCCAGGTCGACCGGGCGGGCAACCGCGGGGTGCTCGCCGGTGAGGGCGGCGCGGCGCAACGCGGCCGCCGCCACGGTCTCCGCCGCGGCCACGGCGAACCGGGCCGACACGCCGGAGCGCTGGTCCACGACGGTGGACTCACGCAGGTTGCGCACGAACCGGGCCAGCACCTCCAGCAACGGTTCGCCGACCTCGGCGACCAGGTCCGCCTCCTGGCGCACCACGTCCACCTCGGCGGCCACGGTCAGCGGGTAGTGCGTGCGGATCTCGGCGCCGAAGCGGTCCTTGAGCGGGGTGATGATCCGGCCGCGGTTCGTGTAGTCCTCGGGGTTCGCGGTGGCCACGAGCAGCACGTCCAGCGGCAACCGCAGCGTGTAACCGCGGATCTGGATGTCGCGCTCCTCCATCACGTTGAGCAGCGCCACCTGGATGCGCTCGGCGAGATCGGGCAGCTCGTTGATGGCCACGATGCCGCGGTGCGCGCGCGGCACGAGTCCGAAATGGATGGTCTCCGGGTCGCCCAGGCTGCGGCCTTCCGCGACCTTCACCGGGTCGACGTCGCCGATCAGGTCACCCACCGAGGTGTCCGGCGTGGCCAGCTTTTCGGTGTAGCGGTCGTCGCGGTGCAGCCAGGCCACGGGCAGGTCGTCGCCGAGCTCGGCGGCGCGGCGCCGGGAGACCGGCGTGATCGGCTCCAGCGGGTGCTCGGCCAGCTCGGAGCCCTCGATCACCGGCGTCCACTCGTCGAGCAGCCCGGCCAGCGTGCGCAGCAACCGGGTCTTGCCCTGCCCGCGCTCGCCGAGCAGCACCACGTCGTGGCCGGCCAGCAGGGCGCGTTCGAACTGGGGCAGCACGGTCCGGTCGAACCCGACGATGCCCGGCCACGGATTCCGGCCCGCGCGCAGGGCGGCGAGCAGGTTGTCGTGGATCTCGGTCTTGATGCCGCGCGGCTGGTACCCGGCGGCGCGCAGCTCCCCCGCGGTACGCGGAAGGTTCTCGGGTGCGGGTGTCACCTCTACGACGCTACGCACCTCCGGCGGTGCCGTCGACGTGGAGCAACTCCAGCGTCCGGGTGCCGTATTCTGGGTCGCCGTGTGCTGTCCCAGTGCGACCCTCACCGTGTGGGCCTCGGCGTGGCTGTCCGGTGCCGCCGCGTCCGACGACGTGCTCGACGCCCTGCTCGCCTGGGGCGAGGCGCACGAGGTGGTCGCGGCCGACGCCGAAACGGCGGTGACCCTCGACCTCCCGCTCACCGGCGACTTCCCCGGCACGGCCGTCCAGCTGCTCGCCGCGCTGCGCGCGCACGGCGCCTCCTCGGCCCGGCTGGTGCTGCCCGCCCCGGGCGACGCGCGGGGACTCGGCGGCGGTGGCCCGTTCACCGAGGCGGCGATGCGGGCGGGTGAGGCGGTGCTGCTGCCGGATCTGGGGTTCGGTCTGGTGCCGGTGCCCATCGCCGAGGGTCTCCTGCGGTGGTCCGTGCACAAGGTCGCGGTGCCGCCGGCGCCGGACTACGTCGGGCTGGCCGAGGCCGAGCACGGCCTGACCGACGCGATCCGCGACTCGGCCGGCGCGCTGCAGGCGCTGGACGTGGCGCGGGAGCGACCCGGGGTGCGGGCCGAGCTGGCCGCGAAGCTGCGCGCGCGGCCCCACCTCGACTGGCCGGCCGGGACGCCGGGCCGGGCGCTGCGGGTGCTGCAACGCGCCGACGAGGTGGGCGCGATCCTGGCCATCGCCGAGATCGACGAGCCGGGCGGCGCGCTGTCCTCCTCGGCCGCGGTGCGCCGTGCCGATGCGCTGCGGCCGCTGAACACCGCCGTCCGCACGGCCCGCCTCGCGGCGATCGGCGAGGCGGTGCGGCAACTCACCGGTCAGGCCGACCGGCAGCCCTGACCGGTCGTGTCTCCGGGTTCAGGTGCGGTCCGGGCGGCGCACCGGCTCGCAGCACCCCATCGCGCACGGCGCGCCGTTCACCGTGCAGCCGGCGAGCGGGAAGTCCGACAGCTTCCGCACCGGCGCGCCGGTCAGGTGCTCGCGCACCAGCTCCACCACCAGCTCCGCGAATCGCGGGTCACCGTTGGGCGTGGCGGCGCGGGCGAATCCCATGCCGTGCTCCGCGGCGCGCTGGGCGGCCTCGTTGTCCAGGTCCCAGACCACTTCGAGGTGGTCGGACACGAACCCGACCGGGCACACCACGACCCCGGTGACGCCCCGGGAATGCAGGGTGTCGAGGTGGTCGACGATGTCCGGCTCCAGCCACGGCACCTGCGGTGGCCCGGACCGGGACTGCCACACCACGTCGTACTCGGCCACCCCGGCCTGCGCGGCCACCAGGCGCGCGGCCTCGTGGATCTGCCGCGAGTAGCGCCGGCCGCCCTCCGACGGCGGCCCGGCGGCCCGGTCCGCGCTGTCGGGCACCGAGTGCGCGGTGAACACGACCCGGGCGCCGGGCACCCGCGCCAGCCCGGCCCGCACGGCGTCGGCGAAGGCGCCGACGAACAGCGGGTGGTCGAAGAACTGCCGCAGCTTCACCAGCTCCGGCGCGCCCTCGCCGACGGCGGCGCGGGCTCGTTCGATGTCCTCGTCGTACTGCCGGCACGCCGAGTAGCCGCCGTAGGCGCTGGTGGGGAACACCAGCGCGCGGCGCACCCCGTCGGCCCGCATCCGCGCGAGGGTGTCCTCGACCATCGGTGCCCAGTTGCGGTTGCCGAAGTACACCGGCAGGTCGACGCCCTGCGCCGCGAGTTCCTTCTCCACCGCGGCGATCGCCTCGCGGTTGAGCCGGTTGATCGGCGACACGCCACCGAAGTGCTGGTAGTGCTCGGCGACCTCGAGGAGCCGTTCCCGCGGCACCCCCCGCCCCCGGGTCACGTTCTCCAGGAACGGCATGACGTCGTCCGGTCCTTCCGGACCGCCGAAGGACAGCCACAGCAGCGCGTCATAACCCACGGCAGGAGATTCTGCCGCTGTGGCCGCCCCCACGC
Proteins encoded in this window:
- a CDS encoding helix-turn-helix transcriptional regulator, with translation MTHQVSGRRAQVLHAIREAGPVGVAELARRLALHPNSVRFHLDQLVADELVERVPGAARGPGRPAAEYRVPPVTARGRDRRYEVLAEILLTGGPDGPEAAGAAWGRRLPERPGTPAQVVRLLDGLGFAPEPGGDPHRVRLRHCPFHELAGRHRDAVCAVHLGMLSGALEGGPLRARQLLPFAEPDACVVELEETRE
- a CDS encoding cupin domain-containing protein; translation: MREHTPSEAVPANLREIAATGAAGILWRLREEGRQLDANLVRLAAGERIDQHAEPDLDVLLVVVSGAGTLTTGDGAVSLTPGALAWLAHGQARAVEAGPEGLSYLTVHRRRPGLRIGFRS
- a CDS encoding ferrochelatase; protein product: MGYDALLWLSFGGPEGPDDVMPFLENVTRGRGVPRERLLEVAEHYQHFGGVSPINRLNREAIAAVEKELAAQGVDLPVYFGNRNWAPMVEDTLARMRADGVRRALVFPTSAYGGYSACRQYDEDIERARAAVGEGAPELVKLRQFFDHPLFVGAFADAVRAGLARVPGARVVFTAHSVPDSADRAAGPPSEGGRRYSRQIHEAARLVAAQAGVAEYDVVWQSRSGPPQVPWLEPDIVDHLDTLHSRGVTGVVVCPVGFVSDHLEVVWDLDNEAAQRAAEHGMGFARAATPNGDPRFAELVVELVREHLTGAPVRKLSDFPLAGCTVNGAPCAMGCCEPVRRPDRT
- a CDS encoding GH25 family lysozyme, coding for MATKVIFRMVAVLAALAGVLVPAAASAQPAGTVAGFDISASQGVPDFGAAKAAGAGFVFVKDTAGVGYANPNYLAQFRGAKAAGLYRSAYHYARPDKSSGAQQAAYLHTHDGKWFADGMTLPPALDLEDTPNTPPCYAMAPADMVAWIRDFSTELTRRTGHTPIIYTTTSWWQACTGDSHAFAADHVLWLARYNTSMGAAPGGWTAKFWQSAVTGPLPGNQDTFFGTLAELRSLTAS
- a CDS encoding VWA domain-containing protein; the encoded protein is MTTAPGSWSYGPWHEGPDPLAPPVDLREALDEIGREVMDGASPRSALEELLRRGTPNTRGLDEMTRRLWQRRAEIQRRHRLDGTLQEVRRLLDEALDAERRALFPDPSDDARFAEAQLDALPPGTAAAVRELSEYPWRSADAREKYDQIRDLLGREMLDARFEGMKEALQSTSPEDVERVHQMLADLNALLDAHARDVDDLDERFAEFMRRHGEFFPENPRNVDELIDALAARAAAAQRMLNSMSAEQRAELAELAQQAFGDPRIGQQLAGLDARLQALRPGEDWTSSARFRGQDPLGLGEGAQAMADLAELDALAEQLAQSYPGARLEDIDLEALERQLGPDAGVDARRLSELERELRSQGLFERAPDGSLRLTPKALRRLGETALSDIVHSLRGRTGERQTESAGAAGEPTGASRRWQFGDREPWEVSRTVRNAVLRTATTGGGRVRLDVSDVEVVETELRSRAAVALCVDTSWSMVSEGRWLPMKRTALALHQLISTRFRNDALQLITFGRYAASVELPELVGLEGAWEQGTNAHHALLLAGRHLRRHPDAQPVVLMVTDGEPTAHLEPDGTAEFDYPPQPRTLVKTLSEVDRLAKMGASVSVFRLGDEPRLAAFVDLIARRSGGRVVAPDVDGLGAAVISDYLRTRRR
- a CDS encoding ATP-binding protein; protein product: MTPAPENLPRTAGELRAAGYQPRGIKTEIHDNLLAALRAGRNPWPGIVGFDRTVLPQFERALLAGHDVVLLGERGQGKTRLLRTLAGLLDEWTPVIEGSELAEHPLEPITPVSRRRAAELGDDLPVAWLHRDDRYTEKLATPDTSVGDLIGDVDPVKVAEGRSLGDPETIHFGLVPRAHRGIVAINELPDLAERIQVALLNVMEERDIQIRGYTLRLPLDVLLVATANPEDYTNRGRIITPLKDRFGAEIRTHYPLTVAAEVDVVRQEADLVAEVGEPLLEVLARFVRNLRESTVVDQRSGVSARFAVAAAETVAAAALRRAALTGEHPAVARPVDLEAVPAVLRGKIEFEPGEEGRETEHLVHLLRRAVAETARERFGGLNLRPLVEAVADGHLVATGERVPGADVLAALPELPVLHEVAARVGVSATDEPGRIAAAVELALESLYLARQLAKDSDDATTVYGP